Sequence from the Pseudomonas frederiksbergensis genome:
CCCGCACATTCGAAACAACTGCCCAGATGCAGGCTCGTCTCAAGGCGTTCGCCGCTGCGCCAGATACCCATATCGAGGAGGTTATCAAGGCTCAGGCAGCCCCCCTGACGATGGGCGGAGGCAATGACTTGGTGAAGGTGATCAAGCAAGGCGAAGTTTTCGGGCTTACCGACGGCGGTGGCGGGACCAATATCTTGCAATTGGATATCACCAAGGGAGGCGTAATCGGTCAAACAAGCAACTTCAAGGACCTGTACCTCAAGCAAGGCGAATGGTCCAACGAGGGCGCTTTCAACGGCGCAAGCCTGGTCGACTCCAAGGCCAGGTTAGCCAACACCGGTCAGATAGCGGGCGCGGTGCATGTGCTCGGTATTTTCGATAACCGAGGCACGGTAGGCGGGCCCGTGTTCGTGGGAAACAAAGGAACGTTCAGCGGCAACGGGACGGTCGATGCACTGGACGTGAGGGGCTTGATGAAGGTCGGTCCTGACATTGGCGCTCCTTCGGTTATCCACGATCTCAAGCTATCCAGGAGCGCAACGCTGGTTTATGGAATCGATGCGGAGAAAGGCAGCTCCACAATCAAGGTTGGCGGCACCGCTACCTTGGGCAATGCGACGCTGAAGATCCCCGCCGTACCCGGCGAATATACCGACACAAGCAGGCGCATCGTGATCCAGGCGGAAAGGATTGAGGGGGAATTCGGCAAGATCGACAACGAACTTGCCTTCCTGACAGCAACACCTGACTACACCACAGAAAAGCAGGTAGCGCTTGTTTTCGAACGTAACAACGTTCCATTCAAAATCGCCGCGAACAACGATAACGGGAAAGAATTTGCAAATAGTCTTTTAGAACCGGAACTGGCCGAAGCAACGCTACTGGAGCCAGACGCCACGTCACCTGTTACGCCACCTCCGGCCGACGTACCGTCAGTCAACGGCCCAGCATCAAAACCCACGGCGTCTTTGACCGCTACCAGCTCCCAACCAAAGCTTGCGGCCAAATCGACAGCCATCAAACCTGCCCCAAAACCCAACGCCGCCATCAACGCCCTGCTCGGCACCAATATGGCTACAGCCGCCGACGCCATCGACCAACTGGGCGGCTACGACACCGCAGACCTGGGCAACGCCACCCTGAGCAGCGTCGCACCGATCAGCGCGGGCATGCTTTCCGCCATGGGCCGAAATAATTCGGTAGGCGAATACGACAACGGCCAAGTCTGGGTCCAGGCCATCGGCAACAGCGGCAGCCTCGCCAAACAATTGGGCGACTTCGCCCTCAAGCACTCGACCAAGGGCCTGATGCTGGGAACCGACTGGGCTGTCAGCTCCAATTGGCGGTTGGGCGTCATCGGCAGCAAAACCCAGACACGACTGGACAGTTATCAATTCGACGGCGCCCTGGACAGTTGGCTCGCGGGCGCATACGCCTTGCGCCAGGACGGGCCGCTGGCGCTGCGCCTGGGTGCCGTGTATGGCAGCCATGGCGGCAGCACCAAGCGCCACGTTGCCTTCAACGGGTTCAGGGATCGCTTGAAGGGTCGCTACGATGCCACGACACAGCAGGTCTTTGGGCAGGTGGGCTACAACCTGGATGTTGGGCATTTCGATATCGAACCCTATGTCCAAGTGGGTTACCAGCGCTATCGACGCGATGCCTATACCGAAAAAGGTGGAGACGCCGCATTGCAGTACAACGGCCAGGCACAAGAACACTACAGCAGCGACCTCGGCCTGCGCCTCGCCCGCCCTTTGGTTTTCGACCGAGGCATGCGATTGACACCGCGGCTGGATGTCGGCTGGAAACACTTGTACGGCAACGTCAGGGGCACATCCCACCAACGTCTGGTTAGCGGCAGCGGCACCTATACGATCGAAGGGGTTGAACTGGACCGCGACAGCGTTCTGCTGCAAGCGGGACTGGACCTGGCCGTTTCGCCCCGGCACACCTTTGGATTGAACTACAGCGGCGAAACCGGCCAGGACAACCGCAACGGTACGTTGATGGGCCAGTGGCGAATGATGTTCTGACGGGCGAAAAAAAGGGGAGCACCTGCTCCCCCGAGGTAAAACGTTGCATCGAGGCTGTTGAAATCAGCCTTCGATCTCGATCAGGATCTCGCCAGGGTTGACCCGGTCGCCCTTGGCCACGTGAATGGCGGTGACTTTGCCGGCGATGGCCGCCTGGACTTCGGTCTCCATCTTCATGGCTTCAGTGATCAGCACCGCTTGGCCGGCCTTCACCACGTCGCCCTCTTTGACCAGCACATCAACGATGTTGCCCGGCATGGTGGTGCTGACGTGGCCTGGCGCAGTGGCTTGCTTGCGCTTGCTGCTGCCGCCGCCAACAAACTCATTGAGCGGTTCGAACACCACCTCTTCCGGCATGCCATCGATGGACAGGTAGAAGTGACGCTTGCCTTCGGCCTTGACGCCCACACCGGTGATATCGACGCGGTAGGTTTCGCCGTGAACGTCGATGACGAACTCGGTCGGCACGCCTTCGCCGCCTGCGGAGCTCACGCTGCCCGCTTCCGGGATCGGCAACAGCACTTCCGGGGTCAGGGTGCCGGCTTCGCGTTCTTCGAGGAACTTGCGACCAATGTCCGGGAACATGGCGTAGGTCAGCACATCTTCTTCGGATTTGGCCAGCGCACCGATTTCGCCACGCAGCTTGGTCATTTCCGGCTTGAGCAAATCGGCCGGACGCACGTCGATCACCTCTTCACTGCCGATGGCCTGGCGACGCAGTTTTTCGTTCACCGAACCCGGCGCCTTGCCGTAGCCGCCCTGCAAATAGAGCTTCACTTCGTTGGTGATGGTCTTGTAGCGCTCACCGGCCAACACGTTGAAAAATGCCTGGGTGCCGACAATTTGCGAGGTCGGGGTGACCAGCGGCGGGAAGCCGAGGTCTTCGCGTACTCGCGGGATTTCCGCCAGCACTTCGTTCATCCGGTTCAGTGCGCCCTGCTCTTTCAACTGGTTGGCGAGGTTGGAAATCATCCCGCCCGGAACCTGATTGACCTGAACACGGGTGTCCACAGCGGTGAACTCGCTTTCGAACTGGTGGTACTTCTTGCGCACGGCGTAGAAGTACAGGCCGATCTCCTGCAGCAGTTCCAGATCCAGGCCGGTGTCGAATTCGCTGCCCTTGAGAGCGGCGACCATCGACTCGGTACCCGGATGGCTGGTGCCCCAAGCGAAGCTGGAGATCGCGGTGTCGATGTGATCGGCACCGTTTTCGACGGCCTTGAGCTGGCACATCGCGGCCAGGCCGGCGGTGTCGTGGGAGTGGATGAACACTGGCAACGATTGCTCGGTCTTCAGCGCTTTCACCAGTTCGCCGGTGGCGTACGGGGTCAGGAGACCGGCCATGTCCTTGATCGCCACCGAGTCGCAACCCATGGCTTCCATTTGCTTGGCCTGGGCCACGAACGCCTCGATGGTGTGCACCGGGCTGGTGGTGTAGGCGATGGTGCCTTGGGCATGCTTGCCGGCAGCTTTCACCGCTTCGATGGCGACCCGCAGGTTACGCACGTCGTTCATCGCATCGAAAATGCGGAACACATCGATACCGTTCACCGCAGCCTTGGCGACAAAGGCCTTGACCACGTCGTCACTGTAATGACGGTAGCCCAACAGGTTCTGGCCGCGCAGGAGCATTTGCAGGCGGGTGTTGGGCAGCGCCGCACGCAGTTGGCGCAGGCGCTCCCACGGGTCTTCCTTGAGGAAGCGCACGCAGGCGTCGAAGGTTGCGCCGCCCCAGACCTCCAGCGACCAATAGCCGACTTTGTCGAGCTTGTCGCAGATGGGCAGCATGTCTTCGGTGCGCATGCGGGTGGCGAGCAGCGATTGGTGGGCGTCGCGCAGGATTGTGTCGGTAACGTGGATCTTCTTGGACATTGTCATGATTCCTTACAGGCCTGCGTGGGCGGCAATGGCGGCGGCGATGGCCAAGGCCAGCTCTTCGGGTTTGCGCTTGATCGAGTAGTTGGTCAGTTCAGGGTGGCTTTCAACGAAGCTTGTGTTGAACTGGCCGCTGCGGAATTCCGGATTGCGCAGGATCTCCTGGTAATACGCGGCGGTGGTCTTGACCCCCTGCAGACGCATGTCATCCAGGGCTCGCAGGCCACGGTCCATCGCTTCTTCCCAGGTCAATGCCCAGACCACCAGCTTCAGGCACATCGAATCGTAGAACGGCGGAATGGTGTAGCCGGTGTAGATCGCAGTGTCGGTGCGCACGCCCGGGCCGCCCGGGGCGTAGTAGCGGGTGATCTTGCCGAAGCTGGGCAGGAAGTTGTTTTTCGGGTCCTCGGCGTTGATGCGGAACTGCAACGCAAAGCCACGGTGCTGGATGTCTTCCTGCTTGACCGACAGCGGCAGTCCGGAGGCGATGCGGATCTGTTCGCGAACAATGTCGATACCGGTGATTTCTTCGGTGATGGTGTGTTCCACCTGCACCCGGGTGTTCATCTCCATGAAGTACACCTCGCCCTCGGCGAGCAGGAACTCCACGGTGCCGGCGTTCTCATAGCCCACGGCCTTGGCGGCGCGCACCGAGAGGTCGCCGATGTAGGCGCGCTGCTCAGGGGTCAGTTGCGGGCTCGGGGCGATTTCGATCAGCTTCTGGTTGCGGCGCTGGATCGAGCAATCGCGTTCGAACAGATGCACGACGTTGCCGAAACTGTCGCCCAGGATCTGCGCTTCGATGTGCTTGGGATTGACGATGCATTTTTCCAGGAACACTTCCGCGGAACCGAACGCCTTGGTGGCTTCGGAGATAACACGCGGGAAGGCCTGTTCGAGTTCTTCGCGGCTGTTGCAGCGCCGAATACCCCGCCCGCCGCCGCCAGACGTGGCCTTGAGCATCACCGGGTAACCGATCCGATCGCCTTCGGCCAGGGCCTCTTCGATGCCCGCTACGTTGCCTTCGGTGCCCGGCGTGACCGGCACGCCGGCCTTGATCATGCTGCGGCGCGCTTCGGTCTTGTCGCCCATGCGGCGAATGACTTCCGCCGACGGCCCAATGAATTTGATGCCGCGTTCAGCGCAGATGTCCGCCAGCTCGGCGTTTTCCGAAAGAAAACCGTAGCCAGGGTGCAAGGCATCGCAGCCGGTTTCCACCGCCAGGTTCACCAGTTTGCGCGGATTGAGATAGCCGGCCAGCGGATCGGCGCCGATGCTGTGGGCCTCGTCCGCACGCTTGACATGCAATGCATGGCGGTCCGCGTCGGAGTAGACCGCGACCGAGCGAATGCCCATCTCGGCGCAAGCGCGCACGATGCGGACGGCAATCTCACCACGGTTGGCGATCAGGATCTTTGTTATCAATTGGAGGTTCCCTTGAGCCGGTGATACCACGGCCTGGGGTCCAGGCCGATGCGTGACCAGATGTAACAATCGGTCGCAGCTCCACACTAGTCCCGGCTGGGGATTAACAAAAATGAATAATTATTGGGTCATGCATAAGCAAAGACTTATAGTTGAGCTACCCGTCCCGCCCCGGAGTGCTTAGAAAATGCGTAAGTCATTGATGCGTATGACATTGCGTCAATTGCAGATTTTCAACGAGGTGTGCGACCTGAGGTCCTACAGCCGTGCAGCGGATGAAATGTCTCTCACGCAACCGGCCGTTAGCCTACAGATTCGATCCTTGGAAGAGCTGATTGGCCAGCCGTTATTCGAGTATGTCGGCAAAAAACTCTACATGACCGAAGCCGCCGAAGCCCTGCAACGTGCCAGCCGGGACATCTTCGGGCGCCTGGAAAACCTCGACATGCAGCTCTCGGACATGCAGGGGTCGCTGCAGGGCCAACTCAAGCTGGCGGTGGAGTCCAGCGCCAAATACTTCGTCCCGCACCTGTTCGCCGCGTTCAAGCGCCAGCACCCGGAGGTCAATTTGAACCTTACGGTGGTCAATCGCGGCCAAGTCATCCGCCGGCTTTCGGACAATCGGGATGACCTGGTGATCATGTCCATGGTGCCCCAGGACATGGGCCTGGAATTCCTGCCGTTCCTCAACAACCCAATCGTTGCCGTGGCGCCGCCCGATCATCCGCTGTGCCACCTGGGCCCGCTGCGCTTGCAGGACCTGGAGCCCTATACCCTGCTGATACGCGAACCGGGATCCGGCACGCGGCTGGCGTGCGAGGAATACTTCAAGGAGAAACGGGTGCATTTCACCCAGACACTGGAAGTGGCGTCGGCCGAAGCCCAGCGTGAATGCGTGGTGGCCGGGCTGGGCGTGGCGCTGTTGACACGCCACGCCGTGAGCCGGGAACTGTCGTCCGGCGCACTCATCGAGTTGCCGGTGGAGGAGCTACCGCTGTACCGCAGTTGGTGCCTGGTGCAGGCCCGGGCCAAGCGCTTGTCGCCCGTTGCTCATGCCTTCCTGGCCTTCGTTCGCGGCGAACGTGCGCAGATCATCGGCCTGGTTGAGCGTTTCGACGGGAGGCCGCCGGCGTTGCCTGCCAGTAGTTGATTTCCGTCAGGTCAGGGTATTCGCTGATTTGTGCCAGGAGCTGACGTTGCTCATAGCGGTCTTCGATGGCACGACGGAACGCCATGCGGCGCTGGTCTTCCTGCTGGCGACGGGTTTTGGCGGCGCTGCGTTCTTCGTAGGACTGGGTCATGTCGAGACTCCCAAGACGTATACGGGAGCTTTACGATGACGGTGGGCGATGACGGTTTGGCGGCGCGACCGTTAC
This genomic interval carries:
- a CDS encoding autotransporter domain-containing protein; protein product: MAQSVTEETRTFETTAQMQARLKAFAAAPDTHIEEVIKAQAAPLTMGGGNDLVKVIKQGEVFGLTDGGGGTNILQLDITKGGVIGQTSNFKDLYLKQGEWSNEGAFNGASLVDSKARLANTGQIAGAVHVLGIFDNRGTVGGPVFVGNKGTFSGNGTVDALDVRGLMKVGPDIGAPSVIHDLKLSRSATLVYGIDAEKGSSTIKVGGTATLGNATLKIPAVPGEYTDTSRRIVIQAERIEGEFGKIDNELAFLTATPDYTTEKQVALVFERNNVPFKIAANNDNGKEFANSLLEPELAEATLLEPDATSPVTPPPADVPSVNGPASKPTASLTATSSQPKLAAKSTAIKPAPKPNAAINALLGTNMATAADAIDQLGGYDTADLGNATLSSVAPISAGMLSAMGRNNSVGEYDNGQVWVQAIGNSGSLAKQLGDFALKHSTKGLMLGTDWAVSSNWRLGVIGSKTQTRLDSYQFDGALDSWLAGAYALRQDGPLALRLGAVYGSHGGSTKRHVAFNGFRDRLKGRYDATTQQVFGQVGYNLDVGHFDIEPYVQVGYQRYRRDAYTEKGGDAALQYNGQAQEHYSSDLGLRLARPLVFDRGMRLTPRLDVGWKHLYGNVRGTSHQRLVSGSGTYTIEGVELDRDSVLLQAGLDLAVSPRHTFGLNYSGETGQDNRNGTLMGQWRMMF
- the oadA gene encoding sodium-extruding oxaloacetate decarboxylase subunit alpha, with the translated sequence MSKKIHVTDTILRDAHQSLLATRMRTEDMLPICDKLDKVGYWSLEVWGGATFDACVRFLKEDPWERLRQLRAALPNTRLQMLLRGQNLLGYRHYSDDVVKAFVAKAAVNGIDVFRIFDAMNDVRNLRVAIEAVKAAGKHAQGTIAYTTSPVHTIEAFVAQAKQMEAMGCDSVAIKDMAGLLTPYATGELVKALKTEQSLPVFIHSHDTAGLAAMCQLKAVENGADHIDTAISSFAWGTSHPGTESMVAALKGSEFDTGLDLELLQEIGLYFYAVRKKYHQFESEFTAVDTRVQVNQVPGGMISNLANQLKEQGALNRMNEVLAEIPRVREDLGFPPLVTPTSQIVGTQAFFNVLAGERYKTITNEVKLYLQGGYGKAPGSVNEKLRRQAIGSEEVIDVRPADLLKPEMTKLRGEIGALAKSEEDVLTYAMFPDIGRKFLEEREAGTLTPEVLLPIPEAGSVSSAGGEGVPTEFVIDVHGETYRVDITGVGVKAEGKRHFYLSIDGMPEEVVFEPLNEFVGGGSSKRKQATAPGHVSTTMPGNIVDVLVKEGDVVKAGQAVLITEAMKMETEVQAAIAGKVTAIHVAKGDRVNPGEILIEIEG
- a CDS encoding acetyl-CoA carboxylase biotin carboxylase subunit, which translates into the protein MITKILIANRGEIAVRIVRACAEMGIRSVAVYSDADRHALHVKRADEAHSIGADPLAGYLNPRKLVNLAVETGCDALHPGYGFLSENAELADICAERGIKFIGPSAEVIRRMGDKTEARRSMIKAGVPVTPGTEGNVAGIEEALAEGDRIGYPVMLKATSGGGGRGIRRCNSREELEQAFPRVISEATKAFGSAEVFLEKCIVNPKHIEAQILGDSFGNVVHLFERDCSIQRRNQKLIEIAPSPQLTPEQRAYIGDLSVRAAKAVGYENAGTVEFLLAEGEVYFMEMNTRVQVEHTITEEITGIDIVREQIRIASGLPLSVKQEDIQHRGFALQFRINAEDPKNNFLPSFGKITRYYAPGGPGVRTDTAIYTGYTIPPFYDSMCLKLVVWALTWEEAMDRGLRALDDMRLQGVKTTAAYYQEILRNPEFRSGQFNTSFVESHPELTNYSIKRKPEELALAIAAAIAAHAGL
- a CDS encoding LysR family transcriptional regulator, with the protein product MRKSLMRMTLRQLQIFNEVCDLRSYSRAADEMSLTQPAVSLQIRSLEELIGQPLFEYVGKKLYMTEAAEALQRASRDIFGRLENLDMQLSDMQGSLQGQLKLAVESSAKYFVPHLFAAFKRQHPEVNLNLTVVNRGQVIRRLSDNRDDLVIMSMVPQDMGLEFLPFLNNPIVAVAPPDHPLCHLGPLRLQDLEPYTLLIREPGSGTRLACEEYFKEKRVHFTQTLEVASAEAQRECVVAGLGVALLTRHAVSRELSSGALIELPVEELPLYRSWCLVQARAKRLSPVAHAFLAFVRGERAQIIGLVERFDGRPPALPASS
- a CDS encoding PA3496 family putative envelope integrity protein, translated to MTQSYEERSAAKTRRQQEDQRRMAFRRAIEDRYEQRQLLAQISEYPDLTEINYWQATPAASRRNAQPGR